One part of the Thiohalorhabdus denitrificans genome encodes these proteins:
- a CDS encoding endonuclease MutS2 gives MERNEAAVSQPISDREIPRRAGDPGLATALGRYAAGATPPDDPLEAGRVRQALRERTAHVYGAERAETLDPLADAAAVAGRLALAGAVAEETAAGRPLPRLALAEIRPALQRASIEGAVLETDELGALHGFLSAAAEVEACAAEAENPRLAEFLGGFARPEELVRHLDRIMDPAGGIRDQASAELAAARSGVRQARDRVRGHLEQRAQSSALRSLLQDTRVTLRQGRYVLPVKAESQGRVKGVVHAASGSGETVFMEPLDAVSLNNALEKAESEALRAEYQVRVLATRAVARAREEMEGAVGFLGLLDLLQAGERLRADLGGTIPELADGPEFALEAVAHPLLVLEHGQEGVVPTDLALGGDDHCLVVSGPNTGGKTVLLKTVGLAHWMAYCGLPVAGRGRVGRFSDLWAVIGDQQSLAADLSTFSAQLVRLKGVLEGLDEHRLVLIDELGSGTNPGEGSALGVAVLERLRQAGAVALVSTHLDRLKHYAVRSPGVINAALSFDVERLAPTYQVEWAQAGRSQALEIAERLGLPDDLLEAAREALGEETQEVERLLAERDRLLAEANRERDEATAARQRAEAAEREARALRERLAAEREEAFGKVEAEWQQTLEGARREVREIIRHLKESGNTAAADEALARLDQQFRRQAPTEQAEPAIVEEGPKVAVGDRGRLAPFRKAGEVVAVDHDRGEVEMDLGGKRVRGDLANFQRTEAAAPRPEEPAPEPAGGGTSGRGPALPESTRLDLRGQRRDEALATLQHFLDNAYGAGLGQVTVLHGKGTGVLAEAVQQALTDDPRVARFGHARPEEGGAGVTEVEFKKGG, from the coding sequence GTGGAGCGTAACGAAGCGGCGGTGAGCCAACCGATTTCGGACCGCGAGATCCCCCGCCGGGCCGGTGATCCGGGCCTGGCCACGGCGCTCGGCCGCTACGCCGCCGGCGCCACGCCTCCGGACGACCCCCTGGAAGCGGGCCGCGTCCGCCAGGCCCTGCGGGAGCGCACCGCCCACGTCTACGGGGCCGAGCGGGCCGAAACCCTGGACCCGCTGGCGGACGCGGCGGCGGTGGCTGGCCGCTTGGCCCTGGCCGGCGCAGTGGCGGAGGAAACGGCGGCAGGGCGGCCCCTGCCCCGTCTCGCCCTGGCGGAGATACGCCCCGCCCTGCAACGGGCCAGCATCGAAGGCGCCGTGCTGGAGACCGACGAGCTCGGTGCCCTGCACGGGTTCCTCAGCGCCGCCGCCGAGGTGGAGGCCTGCGCCGCGGAGGCGGAGAACCCGCGGCTGGCCGAATTCCTCGGCGGCTTCGCCCGCCCCGAGGAGCTGGTGCGCCACCTCGACCGGATCATGGATCCGGCCGGGGGGATCCGGGACCAAGCGAGCGCCGAGCTGGCCGCCGCCCGCTCCGGCGTCCGCCAGGCCCGCGACCGGGTACGTGGCCACCTCGAACAGCGGGCCCAGAGCAGCGCCCTGCGGTCGCTGCTGCAGGACACCCGCGTAACGCTGCGCCAGGGCCGCTACGTGCTCCCGGTAAAGGCCGAGAGCCAGGGCCGGGTGAAGGGCGTGGTGCACGCCGCGTCGGGCAGCGGCGAGACCGTGTTCATGGAGCCGCTGGACGCGGTTTCCCTGAACAATGCCCTGGAGAAGGCCGAGAGCGAGGCCCTACGCGCCGAGTACCAGGTGCGGGTCCTGGCCACCCGGGCCGTGGCCCGGGCCCGCGAGGAGATGGAAGGGGCGGTGGGCTTTCTCGGCCTGCTGGACCTGCTGCAGGCCGGGGAGCGCCTGCGCGCCGATCTGGGCGGTACCATCCCCGAACTCGCCGATGGCCCGGAATTCGCCCTGGAGGCCGTCGCCCACCCGCTGCTGGTGCTGGAGCACGGGCAGGAGGGCGTGGTGCCCACCGACCTTGCGCTGGGCGGCGACGACCACTGCCTGGTGGTCTCCGGCCCCAACACCGGTGGCAAGACGGTGCTGCTCAAGACCGTGGGCCTTGCCCACTGGATGGCCTACTGCGGCCTGCCGGTGGCGGGGCGGGGCCGCGTGGGACGCTTCAGCGACCTGTGGGCGGTGATCGGCGACCAGCAGAGCCTGGCCGCCGACCTGTCCACCTTCTCGGCGCAGCTCGTGCGCCTCAAGGGGGTCCTGGAGGGCCTGGACGAGCACCGGTTGGTGCTCATCGACGAGCTGGGCTCGGGGACCAACCCGGGCGAGGGCAGTGCCCTGGGCGTGGCCGTGCTGGAGCGGCTCCGTCAGGCCGGGGCCGTGGCCCTGGTCTCCACGCACCTCGATCGCCTCAAGCACTACGCCGTCCGCAGCCCGGGCGTGATCAACGCCGCCCTCTCCTTCGATGTGGAGCGGCTCGCTCCTACCTACCAGGTGGAGTGGGCCCAGGCCGGCCGTTCCCAGGCCCTGGAGATCGCCGAGCGTCTGGGGCTGCCGGACGACCTCCTGGAGGCCGCCCGGGAGGCCCTGGGCGAGGAGACCCAGGAGGTGGAGCGGCTGCTCGCCGAGCGCGACCGGCTGCTCGCCGAGGCCAATCGGGAACGGGACGAGGCGACGGCCGCGCGTCAGCGGGCGGAGGCCGCCGAGCGCGAGGCCCGGGCCCTGCGCGAACGCCTCGCCGCCGAGCGGGAGGAGGCCTTCGGCAAGGTGGAGGCGGAGTGGCAACAGACCCTGGAGGGCGCCCGGCGGGAGGTGCGGGAGATCATCCGCCACCTCAAGGAGTCCGGGAACACCGCCGCCGCCGACGAGGCCCTGGCCCGCCTGGACCAGCAGTTCCGTCGCCAGGCCCCGACGGAACAGGCGGAACCGGCCATTGTCGAAGAAGGTCCGAAGGTGGCCGTGGGCGACCGGGGGCGTCTGGCTCCCTTCCGGAAGGCGGGAGAGGTGGTGGCTGTGGACCACGACCGCGGTGAGGTGGAGATGGACCTGGGCGGCAAGCGGGTGCGCGGGGACCTGGCCAACTTCCAGCGCACCGAGGCCGCCGCGCCCCGCCCCGAGGAACCGGCGCCGGAGCCCGCCGGTGGCGGCACGAGCGGGCGGGGCCCCGCCCTCCCCGAGAGCACCCGGCTGGACCTGCGTGGGCAGCGTCGGGACGAGGCGCTGGCCACCCTGCAGCATTTTCTGGACAACGCCTATGGGGCCGGGCTGGGCCAGGTGACGGTCCTGCACGGCAAGGGGACGGGCGTGCTCGCCGAGGCGGTCCAGCAGGCCCTCACCGATGACCCCCGGGTGGCCCGCTTTGGCCACGCCCGCCCGGAGGAAGGCGGCGCCGGGGTCACCGAGGTGGAATTCAAGAAGGGCGGTTAG
- the rpsU gene encoding 30S ribosomal protein S21: MTAVKVRDNEPFEAALKRFRKSCEKAGVISEARRRERYEKPTEARKRKEAAARKRLLKRLRRQQRRMERGSSGWRNR, from the coding sequence ATGACAGCCGTGAAGGTACGCGATAACGAGCCGTTCGAGGCCGCGCTCAAGCGTTTCCGCAAGTCCTGCGAGAAGGCGGGTGTGATCTCCGAGGCCCGTCGCCGCGAGCGCTACGAGAAGCCCACCGAGGCCCGCAAGCGCAAGGAAGCCGCCGCCCGCAAGCGCCTGCTCAAGCGCCTGCGCCGTCAGCAGCGCCGGATGGAGCGCGGTTCCAGCGGCTGGCGCAACCGCTAG
- the dnaG gene encoding DNA primase, whose protein sequence is MGRIPQSFIDELLARADIVEVIDEYVPLKKQGANYKARCPFHEERTASFNVNPDRQIFHCFGCGAGGNALGFLMEYEHLRFPEAVRELAGRYGLEVPEEAGGERQTRPAGGPDPAFLADLNEKAARYYEYQIRHNDQAGDVQDYLRNRGISGEIAARFRLGYAPPGWRNLAGALGRDGQSREALEALGLVVNRNGSVYDRFRGRLMFPIRDRRGRVIAFGGRVLGDDEPKYLNSPEGPLFQKGRELYGLHEGRQALRREQRALVVEGYMDVIALAQAGVDHAVAPLGTALTGDQLRLLLRTVPEVVFCFDGDDAGREAAWRAVETALPEAGKGRLVRFLFLPEGEDPDTLVRREGAEAFRARMDAAVPLLEFLIQGLKSRVDLDYPEGRDRLLELAGPFYARLEDEKARGLLVQRLDGIVKLGQKQVVRYLQRSTPRNRGSNQAEAAETEQRSLEFLRRQPVTRRALLLLLSDPQELAEDILAVADNLARHRSTGIRLLLSAAEAVRANPGISVGALIEHMRQVPYGEALGQLAGEEPDVPAEGRRMELKGCLHKLQAHAIQARLDALEEEARSGSLAAEQWQEFTELKRQKQALERVNAPQPGSATP, encoded by the coding sequence ATGGGGCGGATCCCCCAATCCTTCATCGATGAGCTCCTGGCCCGCGCGGACATCGTGGAGGTCATCGACGAGTACGTCCCCTTGAAGAAGCAGGGGGCCAACTACAAGGCCCGGTGCCCGTTCCACGAGGAGCGCACCGCTTCGTTCAATGTAAACCCCGATCGCCAGATCTTCCACTGCTTCGGCTGCGGTGCGGGGGGCAACGCGCTCGGCTTCCTCATGGAGTACGAGCACCTGCGCTTTCCCGAGGCGGTGCGCGAGCTGGCCGGCCGCTACGGGCTGGAGGTGCCGGAGGAGGCCGGGGGCGAGCGCCAGACCCGGCCCGCCGGGGGGCCGGATCCGGCCTTCCTGGCGGACCTGAACGAGAAGGCCGCCCGCTACTACGAATACCAGATCCGGCACAACGACCAGGCCGGGGACGTGCAGGACTACCTGCGCAACCGTGGGATCAGCGGCGAGATCGCCGCCCGCTTCCGGCTCGGCTACGCCCCGCCGGGCTGGCGCAACCTGGCCGGCGCCCTGGGCCGGGACGGCCAGAGCCGCGAGGCCCTGGAGGCCCTGGGCCTGGTGGTCAACCGCAACGGCTCCGTCTACGACCGCTTCCGCGGGCGGCTCATGTTCCCCATCCGCGACCGGCGGGGGCGGGTGATCGCCTTCGGCGGCCGCGTCCTGGGCGACGACGAGCCCAAATACCTGAACTCCCCCGAGGGCCCGCTGTTCCAAAAGGGCCGGGAGCTCTACGGGCTCCATGAAGGGCGGCAGGCCCTGCGCCGCGAGCAGCGCGCCCTGGTGGTGGAGGGCTACATGGACGTGATCGCCCTGGCCCAGGCCGGGGTGGACCACGCCGTGGCCCCGCTGGGAACCGCCCTCACCGGCGACCAGCTGCGTCTCCTGCTGCGCACCGTGCCCGAGGTGGTGTTCTGCTTCGACGGCGACGATGCCGGCCGGGAGGCGGCGTGGCGGGCGGTGGAGACCGCCCTCCCCGAGGCCGGCAAGGGCCGGCTGGTGCGCTTCCTGTTCCTCCCCGAGGGGGAGGATCCGGACACCCTGGTCCGCCGCGAGGGGGCCGAGGCCTTCCGCGCGCGCATGGACGCCGCCGTCCCTCTGCTGGAGTTCCTGATTCAGGGGCTCAAAAGCCGCGTGGACCTGGACTACCCCGAGGGGCGCGACCGCCTCCTGGAGCTGGCCGGGCCCTTCTACGCCCGCCTGGAGGACGAGAAGGCGCGTGGTTTGCTGGTTCAGCGCCTGGATGGCATTGTCAAACTAGGCCAAAAACAAGTCGTTCGGTATCTGCAACGGAGCACACCGCGAAATCGCGGGTCTAACCAAGCAGAGGCGGCGGAAACGGAACAACGCTCCCTGGAGTTCTTGCGCCGCCAACCGGTTACGCGGCGCGCCCTGCTCCTTTTGCTGAGCGACCCCCAGGAGCTGGCGGAGGACATCCTGGCCGTCGCGGACAACCTGGCCCGGCACCGCTCCACCGGTATCCGCCTGTTGCTGTCGGCGGCGGAGGCGGTGCGGGCCAACCCCGGGATCTCCGTGGGCGCCCTGATCGAGCACATGCGTCAGGTCCCCTACGGAGAGGCGCTCGGCCAATTGGCCGGGGAGGAGCCCGACGTGCCGGCGGAGGGCCGGCGCATGGAGCTGAAGGGCTGCCTCCACAAGCTCCAGGCCCACGCCATCCAGGCCCGGCTGGATGCCCTGGAGGAGGAGGCGCGCTCGGGATCGCTGGCGGCCGAGCAGTGGCAGGAGTTCACCGAGCTCAAGCGCCAGAAGCAGGCCCTGGAGCGGGTCAACGCGCCCCAGCCGGGCTCGGCGACCCCGTGA
- the plsY gene encoding glycerol-3-phosphate 1-O-acyltransferase PlsY, with translation MIAVAAVAAAYAIGSLTSAVVVSRALGLPDPRYAGSKNPGATNVLRLGGKLPAALTLIADVLKGTLPVAVAMLWLSGWPLMAVAAAPFLGHLFPLYSGLRNGGKGVATGLGVYIALAPPVAGSLVATWLAVAALTRYSSLSALAAAVSVPLWSAFWYPGSTPLLGLGVVLAVLLVYRHKDNIARLLRGEESRIGDKSKTA, from the coding sequence CTGATCGCGGTGGCGGCCGTCGCCGCCGCCTACGCCATCGGCTCCCTGACCTCCGCGGTGGTGGTCTCCCGGGCCCTCGGGCTGCCCGACCCCCGCTACGCCGGGTCCAAGAACCCCGGGGCCACCAACGTCCTGCGGTTGGGCGGCAAGCTGCCGGCGGCCCTGACCCTCATCGCCGATGTCCTCAAGGGCACCCTGCCGGTGGCCGTGGCCATGCTCTGGCTTTCCGGCTGGCCGTTGATGGCGGTGGCCGCGGCGCCCTTCCTGGGGCACCTGTTTCCCCTCTATTCCGGTCTGCGCAACGGCGGCAAGGGGGTGGCCACCGGGCTCGGGGTCTACATCGCGCTGGCGCCGCCGGTGGCCGGCTCCCTGGTGGCCACCTGGCTGGCGGTGGCCGCCCTCACCCGCTACTCCTCCCTTTCCGCCCTGGCCGCGGCGGTGAGCGTGCCCCTGTGGAGCGCCTTCTGGTACCCCGGCAGCACCCCGCTGCTCGGCCTGGGGGTGGTGCTCGCCGTGCTACTCGTCTACCGGCACAAGGACAACATCGCGCGCCTGCTCCGGGGCGAGGAATCCCGGATCGGCGACAAGTCTAAGACGGCCTGA
- a CDS encoding GatB/YqeY domain-containing protein has protein sequence MSLKDRITEDTKAAMRAKDKARLGTLRMLSSAIKDAEIKQGGELPEPEQLALINKLIKQRRDSAAQYRDAGREEQAAAEDAEAELLAEYLPPALSPEEIDAAIDEAVAESGASGPQETGKVMGLLKGKLQGRADLGEVSQRVKERLGS, from the coding sequence GTGTCCCTCAAAGACCGGATCACTGAAGACACCAAGGCCGCCATGCGGGCCAAGGACAAGGCCCGTCTGGGGACTTTGCGCATGCTGAGCTCGGCCATCAAGGATGCCGAGATCAAGCAGGGCGGCGAGCTTCCGGAGCCCGAGCAGCTCGCGCTGATCAACAAGCTGATCAAGCAGCGCCGGGATTCCGCGGCCCAGTACCGCGATGCCGGGCGCGAGGAGCAGGCTGCCGCCGAGGACGCGGAGGCCGAGCTGCTCGCCGAGTACCTCCCGCCGGCCCTGAGCCCGGAGGAGATCGACGCGGCCATCGACGAGGCCGTGGCCGAATCCGGCGCCAGCGGGCCCCAGGAGACGGGCAAGGTGATGGGCCTGCTCAAGGGCAAGCTCCAGGGGCGGGCCGACCTCGGTGAGGTCAGCCAGCGCGTCAAGGAGCGTTTGGGCTCCTGA
- the tsaD gene encoding tRNA (adenosine(37)-N6)-threonylcarbamoyltransferase complex transferase subunit TsaD yields MRVLGIETSCDETGVALWDSEAGLLAHRLHSQTEVHAAYGGVVPELASRDHIRRTIPLVEQTLADAGVDLDGVDGVTATAGPGLLGALLVGLSAGKAIAFARDLPFLGIHHLEAHLLAPALEDNPPPFPFLALLVSGGHTLLAEVAGVGRYRLLGQSLDDAAGEAFDKTAKLLELGFPGGPAVARAAEGGDPEAFALPRPMVDKPNLDFSFSGLKTAVLNAAKTRGEDADAAFRRDLCASFQEAVVDVLWRKSARALRQTGLERLVVAGGVGANAHLRARFATEAEARSVGLHFPRPEFCTDNGAMVAHAGGLRLLAGERDGWDRTAVARWPLDELTPPSI; encoded by the coding sequence GTGCGCGTTCTAGGCATCGAAACCTCCTGCGACGAGACCGGCGTTGCCCTCTGGGACAGCGAGGCCGGGCTGCTCGCCCACCGCCTCCACTCCCAGACCGAGGTCCACGCCGCCTACGGCGGCGTGGTCCCCGAGCTGGCCTCCCGGGACCACATCCGGCGTACCATCCCGCTGGTGGAGCAGACGCTGGCGGACGCCGGCGTGGACCTGGACGGGGTGGACGGCGTCACCGCCACCGCCGGCCCGGGCCTGCTCGGTGCCCTGCTGGTGGGGTTGTCGGCGGGCAAGGCCATCGCCTTCGCCCGGGACCTGCCCTTCCTCGGCATCCATCACCTGGAGGCCCATCTGCTGGCGCCCGCCCTGGAAGACAACCCCCCGCCGTTCCCGTTCCTGGCCTTGCTGGTCTCCGGCGGCCACACGCTGCTGGCGGAGGTGGCGGGGGTGGGCCGCTACCGGCTGCTGGGGCAGAGCCTGGACGACGCCGCCGGCGAGGCCTTCGACAAGACCGCCAAGCTCCTGGAGCTGGGCTTCCCCGGCGGCCCGGCGGTGGCCCGGGCGGCGGAGGGCGGCGACCCAGAGGCCTTCGCCCTGCCCCGGCCCATGGTGGACAAGCCCAACCTCGACTTCAGCTTTTCCGGCCTGAAGACGGCGGTGCTCAACGCCGCCAAGACCCGGGGCGAGGACGCCGATGCGGCCTTCCGGCGCGATCTGTGCGCCAGCTTCCAGGAGGCGGTGGTGGACGTGCTGTGGCGCAAGTCGGCGCGGGCGCTCCGGCAGACCGGCCTGGAGCGCCTGGTGGTGGCCGGCGGGGTGGGCGCCAACGCCCACCTGCGCGCGCGCTTCGCGACGGAGGCCGAGGCGCGGAGCGTCGGCCTGCACTTCCCCCGCCCGGAATTCTGCACCGACAACGGCGCCATGGTGGCCCACGCCGGGGGCCTGCGCCTGCTCGCCGGCGAGCGCGACGGCTGGGACCGCACCGCCGTGGCCCGCTGGCCCCTCGACGAGCTCACCCCGCCTTCGATCTGA